In Pseudomonas sp. FP1742, the DNA window CAGCAGGCTCAGGCTTTCGCGGATCGCTCCTGCGCTGGGGTAAGGGCCGAAATACTTGCCCTTGGCCTTTTTCGCTCCGCGATGGATGCTCAAGCGCGGGAACTGGCCATCCGAGAGAAAGACATAAGGGTAGGATTTATCGTCGCGCAGCAGGATGTTGTACGGCGGGCGCCATTCCTTGATCAGCGTCTGCTCGAGCAGCAAGGCTTCGGTTTCGTTGGCCGTGATGGTGGTTTCGACCTGGGCGATACGCCCTACCAGCGCGGCGGTTTTGGGGGCAAGACCGGTTTTGCGGAAATAACTCGCCAAACGCTTCTTGAGATTCTTGGCTTTGCCGACATAAAGCAGACGGGCATCGCTGTCGAACATGCGATAGACACCCGGCCGCCCACTGACCGTCGACAGAAAAGCGCTTGGATCGAAGGTTTCAGTCATTTTCAGAGGCTGGCATCAACCATGCCGTGACGAACCGCCAACAGCGTCAACTCGACATCGCTGCTGATCGAAAGCTTTTCGAAAATACGGTAACGGTAGGTATTCACTGTTTTTGGCGACAGGCACAGCTTGTCGGAGATGATCTGTACCTTCTGACAGCCAACAATCATCAATGCAATCTGGATTTCCCGCTCCGACAAGGCGTCGAACGGCGAATCATTGGTTGGCTGGAACGACTTGATCGCCAGTTGCTGGGCAATCTGCGGGCTGATGTAACGTTGCCCGGCAAACACCAGGCGAATGGCCTGGACCATTTCCGGCAGTCCGGCGCCCTTGGTCAGATAACCCGCGGCACCTGCCTGTAACAGCCGGGTAGGAAACGGATCTTCTTCGCACACGGTAACCGCGACGACTTTGATGTCGGGATGACTGCGCAATAGTTTACGCGTGGCTTCAAGACCGCCGATCCCGGGCATCTTGACGTCCATCAGCACCACATCGGGTTTCAACTCACGCGCCTTGAGCAGGGATTCCTCTCCCGACTCGGCCTGGCCGACTACTTGCAGGCCATCGATGTCAGCCAGCATTCGTGTAATGCCTGTACGAACGAGATCATGGTCATCGACTACTAGCCCCCTAATCAAGCAGACACCTCGCGATTTGGTCTTATTTGGGTTGCTGGACACCTTAGCAAAAAGCAACTGGCAGACCTAGCGGCAAGCAGCATATAAAAAGTGTCAATTCTTCTTGCGAGGCTTGCCGCCAGTGTGTTTCAGCGATGCAGTCCATTGATATCACGCTGCATTCTCAGGAAACACTGGTCCTTGCCGACCACCTTCAGGCCCTTTCTCTCGTAAAGTATTTTTGCCGGATTATTTTCAAATACGGTCAGACGCAATGCCGGGCGCCGTTCCTTGCAGGCCATGGCGAATACCTGATCGATCACCCAGGAACCGGCGCCCTGCCCCTGGTACGCTTCAAGCACGTGCAATTCACGGATATACAAGGCTCTGGCGTCACGGCTCAGACTGACATACCCCATCAGGGTGTCATCACGCACGACCAGCCAGTTTTCGCGCCCCTCCCAGGCGACATCGAAAGCCTCGTCCAGCCACAACAACTCATGTTGAATGTAGTAGCGAAGCATATTTCGACAAGTCAGGTTACGAGCGAAATCCAGATCCCGAGACGCCGCCGGACGCAATTCGAAACCCATTCAAGCCTCCGAGACAGCCACGATTTGCCCCTTCCAGCCGTCAGCATTGCGACGAGCAACGATCATAAGGTTCCCCGTACCCGGCGCGGCCGCGATCAACGAGCCGTTGGCCGCCCAGATCGCACTGCGCCCTGCCGACTCCCAGCCACCCGTCGCGCCGCCATGGTTGGCCATCAGCACCGCCATCGAGTGGGTTTGGGCATAACCTTGCAACAGTGCGGTATCTGGAGCGTAGCCATTTTCTGTGATCAGCACGCCCGCGGCATACAGATCAGAGCCCTGCCGTGCCGCGGCGGCTGCGTGACTGGCAT includes these proteins:
- a CDS encoding GNAT family N-acetyltransferase — encoded protein: MGFELRPAASRDLDFARNLTCRNMLRYYIQHELLWLDEAFDVAWEGRENWLVVRDDTLMGYVSLSRDARALYIRELHVLEAYQGQGAGSWVIDQVFAMACKERRPALRLTVFENNPAKILYERKGLKVVGKDQCFLRMQRDINGLHR
- the uvrY gene encoding UvrY/SirA/GacA family response regulator transcription factor, which produces MIRGLVVDDHDLVRTGITRMLADIDGLQVVGQAESGEESLLKARELKPDVVLMDVKMPGIGGLEATRKLLRSHPDIKVVAVTVCEEDPFPTRLLQAGAAGYLTKGAGLPEMVQAIRLVFAGQRYISPQIAQQLAIKSFQPTNDSPFDALSEREIQIALMIVGCQKVQIISDKLCLSPKTVNTYRYRIFEKLSISSDVELTLLAVRHGMVDASL